One region of Mycolicibacterium rhodesiae NBB3 genomic DNA includes:
- a CDS encoding TetR/AcrR family transcriptional regulator — MGKRQDTRDRIERRIIELGRRHLITDGAAGLSLRAIARDLDMVSSAVYRYVASRDELLTLLLIDAYSELADAVDDARVNTETSWRDRLRAMAHAARRWAVEHPASWALLYGSPVPGYRAPAERTVGPGTRVVGALFDVVAEGIAADDVSNTEVAVPQLLSSDFDGVRAEFAFSGDDSAVARCFLLWAGLIGAISLEVFGQYGADTLTDPGAAFDIQVTLLIEMLTR, encoded by the coding sequence ATGGGCAAGCGGCAGGACACCCGCGACCGCATCGAGCGCCGGATCATCGAGCTGGGTCGCCGCCATCTGATCACCGACGGCGCGGCCGGGCTGTCGCTGCGCGCCATCGCACGGGACCTCGACATGGTGTCCTCCGCGGTGTACCGGTACGTAGCCAGCCGCGACGAACTGCTGACGCTGCTGCTCATCGACGCGTATTCCGAGCTCGCCGATGCGGTCGACGATGCGCGCGTCAACACCGAGACGTCCTGGCGTGATCGGCTGCGCGCCATGGCGCACGCCGCCCGAAGGTGGGCCGTCGAGCATCCGGCCAGCTGGGCTCTGTTGTACGGCAGCCCGGTACCGGGTTATCGGGCGCCGGCAGAGCGCACCGTCGGTCCGGGCACCAGGGTGGTGGGCGCATTGTTCGACGTCGTCGCGGAGGGGATCGCGGCGGACGATGTCTCGAACACCGAAGTCGCTGTGCCGCAGCTGTTGTCGTCGGACTTCGATGGAGTACGCGCGGAGTTCGCCTTTTCCGGCGACGACTCCGCGGTAGCACGATGCTTTCTGCTGTGGGCGGGACTGATCGGGGCGATCAGCCTGGAAGTGTTCGGTCAGTACGGAGCGGACACGCTCACCGACCCCGGCGCCGCGTTCGACATTCAGGTGACGCTGTTGATCGAGATGCTGACCAGATAA
- a CDS encoding NAD(P)/FAD-dependent oxidoreductase → METVFDAPVDPALVERSLAPSTFGSMWLDIPRPDYPALIASLTCDLLVVGGGYTGLWTALHAAERYPDRRVVLIEANRIGWAASGRNGGFVDASITHGAENGKSRWAAEFDTLEQLGLENLDGMQSDIERLGLDTEWQRTGMLSVATEPHQVEWLRDGAASGEGQFLDTQRVRAEVDSPTYLAGLFSADTCAIVHPAKLATELARACTEAGVQIYESTNATALNGGGGRLRVDTATAAITAGQVVLATNVYPSLLRRNRLRVVPVYDYVLATEPLTDLQLARIGWRGRQGIGDCANQFHYYRLTMDNRIVWGGYDAIYHFGRKVDPAYEDRPATYRRLAEHFFITFPALDDVRFSHRWAGPIDTNTRFCAHWGLACEDRVAYVNGFTGLGVGAARFAADVCLDLLGGKPTPRTELQMVRERPLPFPPEPFASIGIQATRWSLDRADHSAGRRNLLLRTLDALGLGFDS, encoded by the coding sequence GTGGAGACGGTGTTCGATGCCCCCGTTGACCCGGCATTGGTCGAACGTTCGCTTGCGCCAAGCACCTTCGGTTCGATGTGGCTCGACATCCCGCGACCCGATTATCCTGCGCTGATCGCGTCGCTCACCTGCGACCTGCTCGTCGTCGGCGGCGGTTACACCGGATTGTGGACGGCCCTGCACGCCGCGGAGCGCTATCCCGATCGGCGAGTAGTCCTCATCGAGGCGAACCGCATCGGGTGGGCGGCTTCGGGACGAAACGGCGGCTTCGTCGACGCCAGCATCACGCACGGCGCCGAGAACGGAAAGTCCCGCTGGGCAGCCGAGTTCGACACGCTCGAACAATTGGGCTTGGAGAACCTCGACGGCATGCAGTCCGACATCGAGCGCCTCGGACTGGATACGGAATGGCAGCGCACGGGCATGCTGTCGGTGGCGACAGAACCGCACCAGGTCGAGTGGTTGCGCGACGGAGCCGCTTCCGGCGAGGGTCAGTTCCTGGACACGCAACGCGTGCGGGCAGAAGTGGATTCACCCACCTACCTGGCGGGTCTATTCAGCGCGGATACGTGTGCCATCGTCCATCCCGCCAAGTTGGCAACCGAACTCGCTCGTGCCTGCACGGAAGCCGGCGTGCAGATCTACGAATCCACCAATGCCACCGCGCTTAACGGGGGTGGCGGACGGCTACGGGTCGACACCGCGACAGCAGCGATCACCGCGGGCCAGGTCGTGCTGGCCACGAACGTGTATCCGAGTCTGCTTCGGCGCAACCGGCTGCGCGTCGTGCCGGTCTATGACTACGTACTGGCCACCGAGCCGCTCACCGACCTGCAGCTGGCCCGCATCGGGTGGCGGGGCAGGCAGGGAATCGGCGACTGCGCCAACCAGTTCCACTACTACCGCCTGACGATGGACAACCGCATCGTGTGGGGCGGTTACGACGCCATCTATCACTTCGGGCGCAAGGTCGATCCCGCCTACGAAGACCGGCCGGCCACGTATCGCCGCCTCGCCGAGCACTTCTTCATCACGTTCCCTGCGCTCGACGACGTCCGGTTCTCGCACCGCTGGGCGGGACCCATCGACACCAACACGCGGTTCTGTGCGCACTGGGGGCTGGCGTGCGAGGACCGGGTGGCGTACGTCAACGGGTTCACCGGACTCGGCGTGGGCGCGGCGAGGTTCGCCGCCGACGTGTGCCTGGACCTCCTCGGCGGCAAGCCCACACCGCGCACCGAGTTGCAGATGGTGCGTGAGCGCCCCTTGCCGTTCCCGCCCGAGCCGTTCGCCAGCATCGGTATCCAGGCGACGCGCTGGTCGCTGGACCGCGCCGACCACTCGGCGGGACGCCGCAACCTCCTGCTGCGCACGCTCGACGCACTGGGTCTCGGTTTCGATTCCTGA
- a CDS encoding sterol desaturase family protein, producing MDWSRVLTDVLPPLMHDPVTFAIPFFLIMLIIEWVSAGKLVHDEAERAPAGSYLKSDAWASIKMGLVSIATSGVLNAVALVGYAALYVYVAPWQLPATAWYTWVIAIVGVDVLYYFYHRIAHRVRLIWATHQAHHSSQYFNFATALRQKWNISGDVFLRALLPLFGVPPWMVFASFSINLIYQFWIHTERIGKLWRPIEFIFNTPSHHRVHHGMDQEYLDKNYGGIFILWDRLFGSFKAETFRPHYGLTKQVDTYNIWTLQTHEYVAIFRDIRHAPRWRDKLGYAFGPPGWQPAPRRISENTAKVRV from the coding sequence GTGGACTGGTCACGTGTTCTCACCGACGTGCTGCCGCCGTTGATGCACGATCCGGTGACCTTTGCGATCCCGTTCTTCTTGATCATGCTGATCATCGAGTGGGTCTCCGCAGGAAAGCTCGTGCACGACGAGGCGGAACGTGCACCGGCCGGGTCCTACCTGAAGTCCGATGCGTGGGCGAGCATCAAGATGGGGTTGGTGTCGATCGCCACCAGCGGCGTGCTCAACGCAGTGGCGCTGGTCGGCTACGCCGCGCTCTATGTCTATGTGGCGCCCTGGCAGCTGCCCGCGACCGCGTGGTACACGTGGGTCATCGCGATCGTGGGCGTCGACGTCCTGTACTACTTCTATCACCGGATCGCGCATCGGGTTCGCCTGATCTGGGCGACGCACCAGGCCCACCACTCCAGCCAGTACTTCAACTTCGCGACGGCCCTGCGGCAGAAGTGGAACATCAGCGGCGACGTGTTCCTGCGAGCGCTGCTTCCACTGTTCGGAGTGCCGCCGTGGATGGTGTTCGCCAGCTTCTCGATCAATCTGATCTATCAGTTCTGGATCCACACCGAGCGCATCGGAAAGCTCTGGCGGCCAATCGAGTTCATCTTCAATACGCCATCGCATCACCGCGTTCACCACGGTATGGACCAGGAGTATCTGGACAAGAATTACGGTGGCATCTTCATCTTGTGGGATCGGCTGTTCGGCAGCTTCAAGGCCGAAACCTTCAGGCCGCACTACGGGTTGACCAAACAGGTGGACACCTACAACATCTGGACCCTGCAGACCCACGAATACGTGGCGATCTTCCGCGACATCCGCCACGCGCCGCGGTGGCGCGACAAGCTGGGCTACGCGTTCGGACCGCCCGGTTGGCAGCCCGCGCCGCGTCGCATCTCCGAGAACACCGCCAAGGTTCGCGTCTAG
- a CDS encoding SRPBCC family protein produces MTEVDVEHQIKAVERKLGTRIIDAKEAHVVTISQSYDTDQDDLWDAVTNIERIPRWLMPITGDLTVGGSYQLEGQAGGTVLTCDPPKNFTATWEFGGGVSWIDVSVSADGPDRARLVIEHIAHADDHWEQFGPGAVGMGWDSMVLGLAIHLSTGQGIDPSFGEQWIVTDDGRRFLALSGEQWRTANVEFGTDPSAAREMAKRCLAAYLGEEN; encoded by the coding sequence ATGACTGAGGTAGATGTCGAACATCAGATCAAGGCCGTCGAGCGCAAACTGGGCACCCGCATCATCGATGCCAAGGAAGCACACGTCGTCACCATCAGTCAGTCCTACGACACCGATCAGGACGATCTCTGGGACGCCGTCACCAACATCGAGCGCATTCCCCGGTGGCTGATGCCCATCACGGGTGACCTCACCGTCGGCGGCTCCTATCAACTGGAGGGCCAGGCGGGAGGAACGGTCCTGACATGCGATCCGCCAAAGAATTTCACCGCGACGTGGGAATTCGGCGGCGGCGTCAGCTGGATCGATGTCAGCGTCAGCGCCGACGGTCCGGACCGGGCGCGATTGGTGATCGAGCACATCGCTCACGCCGACGACCACTGGGAACAGTTCGGGCCCGGCGCCGTCGGGATGGGCTGGGATTCGATGGTGCTCGGGCTTGCGATCCACCTGTCCACCGGGCAAGGCATCGATCCGTCGTTTGGCGAGCAGTGGATCGTCACCGACGACGGCCGTCGCTTCCTCGCGCTGTCCGGTGAGCAGTGGCGCACCGCGAACGTCGAGTTCGGCACGGATCCGTCGGCGGCACGCGAGATGGCGAAGCGATGCCTGGCGGCATACCTCGGCGAGGAAAACTAG
- a CDS encoding FAD-dependent monooxygenase has translation MPNTEQTQVLIAGAGPIGLTAAIELTRRGVDCRIVDPLYEPPQYAKAVGVQPRTLEVFESMGVLPRVLNAAVQMRGQIVYLNGERVAEVDFAVPSDVPFGFVAIPQYATERILRDELALRGIAVERGWRLTGFEQDADGVLATLAGDAGAQTVRASYLLGADGAHSVVRKALGLTFEGGAFEEQYMLGDVEVDWSVPRGYAVRAIHQRNGATDDLLVCIPLPQSDALRAGAHRRRGRYRMSMLVPPDLAAAPSQGLAHGFEGERKPDLSHIQAVLDRLSPEPTTARNLRWSSVFRISHRIVDAYGRGRVFVAGDAAHIHPPTGAQGMNTGIQDAHNLAWKLALAVSGRAAPTLLASYDAERRPVGEEVVGRTVRSAREGIGADSTDVDYVIRREAQLLVNYSGSPIVGTDAGGRAPDATGLTRDAVTAPLRLFTLLGTGHTLLLYADGTAGPADVDDFEQAADDAAAVAGGELTVYLIAAPEADVAATVLPLIRDSASGFAAAYAAGGTAVVIRPDGYLGFVGDHTDAAGLAAHLRTTFG, from the coding sequence GTGCCGAACACCGAGCAGACGCAAGTACTCATCGCAGGCGCCGGCCCGATCGGTCTCACCGCAGCGATCGAACTCACCAGACGCGGCGTCGACTGCCGCATCGTGGACCCACTGTACGAACCGCCGCAGTATGCCAAAGCCGTTGGCGTGCAACCCCGGACGCTCGAAGTGTTCGAGTCGATGGGTGTGCTGCCACGCGTTCTAAACGCGGCCGTCCAAATGCGTGGGCAAATCGTCTACCTCAACGGCGAACGGGTCGCCGAGGTCGACTTCGCCGTTCCATCCGACGTGCCGTTCGGCTTCGTCGCGATACCGCAGTACGCCACCGAACGGATCCTGCGCGACGAACTGGCCCTGCGCGGGATAGCCGTCGAACGTGGATGGCGGCTCACCGGCTTCGAACAGGACGCCGACGGCGTGCTCGCCACTCTTGCCGGCGACGCGGGTGCGCAGACGGTGCGCGCGAGTTATCTGCTCGGCGCCGACGGCGCGCACAGCGTCGTGCGTAAAGCCCTCGGACTGACGTTCGAGGGCGGCGCATTCGAGGAGCAGTACATGCTCGGCGATGTCGAGGTGGACTGGTCGGTACCACGCGGCTACGCCGTGCGCGCCATACATCAGAGAAACGGCGCGACCGACGACCTGCTGGTGTGCATTCCGCTGCCCCAGTCTGATGCTCTTCGCGCAGGCGCTCATCGCCGCCGAGGCCGGTACCGGATGTCGATGCTCGTTCCTCCCGACCTGGCCGCTGCGCCGTCGCAGGGCCTCGCGCACGGGTTCGAGGGTGAGCGCAAACCCGACCTGAGCCACATCCAGGCGGTGTTGGACCGATTGTCACCCGAGCCGACGACGGCGCGAAACCTGCGCTGGTCCTCCGTCTTTCGGATCAGCCACCGCATCGTCGACGCCTACGGCCGGGGCCGGGTGTTCGTCGCGGGCGACGCCGCACACATCCACCCGCCGACGGGTGCGCAGGGCATGAACACCGGGATCCAGGACGCACACAACCTGGCATGGAAGCTCGCGCTCGCCGTGTCGGGACGCGCGGCGCCGACTCTGCTCGCCAGCTATGACGCCGAACGGCGCCCCGTGGGCGAAGAGGTCGTCGGCCGCACGGTCCGCAGCGCGCGCGAGGGCATCGGTGCGGACTCCACCGACGTCGACTACGTCATCCGGCGGGAGGCGCAATTGCTCGTCAACTACTCCGGCAGCCCCATCGTGGGGACCGACGCAGGCGGGCGCGCACCCGATGCGACAGGCCTGACCCGCGACGCCGTCACCGCACCGCTGCGGTTGTTCACACTGCTCGGGACCGGACACACGCTGCTGCTGTACGCAGACGGCACGGCCGGGCCCGCCGACGTCGACGACTTCGAACAAGCCGCGGACGACGCCGCCGCGGTCGCCGGCGGCGAGCTCACCGTCTATCTGATCGCCGCTCCTGAGGCCGACGTGGCCGCCACCGTGTTGCCGCTCATCCGCGATTCCGCGTCGGGTTTCGCGGCCGCGTACGCGGCGGGCGGCACGGCCGTCGTCATCCGGCCCGACGGTTACCTCGGATTCGTCGGCGACCACACGGACGCCGCCGGCTTGGCCGCGCACCTTCGGACGACTTTCGGTTAG
- a CDS encoding VOC family protein, producing the protein MHAQTPVQIAWVTRDLDATEKALTTLLGAKRWVRIPDVHFAPDTCTFRGEPADFVAHISFSYAGDTQLELIAPVSGGASVYTEFLDTVGPGLHHVCLEAPDSAAFDAALRDFEGNGTPVVQQGIMPGGMQFAYLSAADAGVPYIEVAVIPDEIKSFFDYVKQEQQ; encoded by the coding sequence ATGCATGCCCAGACACCTGTCCAGATTGCGTGGGTGACGCGGGACCTCGACGCCACCGAAAAGGCGCTGACGACGTTGTTGGGCGCCAAGAGGTGGGTGCGGATACCGGACGTCCACTTCGCGCCCGACACGTGCACCTTCCGCGGGGAGCCCGCCGACTTCGTCGCCCACATCTCGTTCAGCTATGCGGGTGACACCCAGCTCGAACTGATCGCCCCTGTCAGCGGCGGCGCGAGCGTGTACACCGAGTTCCTCGACACCGTCGGGCCCGGATTGCACCACGTCTGTCTCGAGGCGCCGGACTCCGCGGCGTTCGACGCCGCCCTGCGTGATTTCGAGGGCAACGGCACGCCCGTCGTGCAGCAGGGGATCATGCCAGGGGGCATGCAGTTCGCCTACCTTTCGGCTGCCGACGCCGGTGTGCCCTACATCGAGGTTGCCGTGATTCCCGACGAGATCAAGTCCTTCTTCGACTACGTGAAACAGGAGCAACAGTGA
- a CDS encoding ArsR/SmtB family transcription factor, translated as MHAFDVLGDPVRRRILELLAGGELSAGAIGVQIQEEFAISQPAVSQHLKVLRDNGFTSVRADGQRRLYAVNGTALREVDEWLDAFRRFWAPRLDALATEIARGKRQRRSQGRQHD; from the coding sequence GTGCACGCGTTCGACGTACTGGGAGATCCAGTACGCAGGCGCATTCTCGAACTGCTCGCCGGAGGCGAGCTGTCGGCGGGGGCAATCGGCGTACAGATCCAGGAAGAGTTCGCGATCAGCCAGCCGGCGGTGTCGCAGCACCTCAAGGTCTTGCGGGACAACGGCTTCACCTCGGTGCGGGCCGACGGCCAGCGCAGGCTCTACGCGGTGAACGGAACCGCCCTGCGTGAAGTCGACGAGTGGCTGGACGCGTTCCGCCGCTTCTGGGCGCCGAGGCTCGATGCGCTGGCGACCGAGATCGCACGAGGTAAACGACAACGCAGAAGCCAAGGGAGGCAACATGACTGA
- a CDS encoding Rv1815 family serine proteinase: MRRRWLRLFATATAPLVALVVPVMPVEADPGVVVFPGMEVIQGTNACTVGFVDPAARVAYTAGHCRGDGTVQDQGRRSIGHQASFRDNTPDGATIDTNHQITDWEVITLAADVAVNNILPRGLALVSDPTVVPAPGLPVCHFGVVTGESCGNIQAVYNGWFTMANGVVSQKGDSGGPVYVVTSDGRAAMVGMFNSTWGQFPAAVSWQAVSAQAQQDVISAMSGVSTP; this comes from the coding sequence GTGCGCCGACGTTGGTTACGCCTTTTCGCCACGGCGACTGCTCCGCTCGTCGCACTCGTTGTGCCCGTGATGCCGGTGGAAGCCGATCCGGGTGTCGTGGTCTTCCCCGGCATGGAGGTCATCCAGGGTACGAACGCCTGCACGGTGGGCTTCGTCGATCCGGCGGCGCGCGTCGCCTACACCGCGGGCCATTGCCGCGGCGACGGCACGGTGCAGGACCAGGGCCGCAGGTCCATCGGGCATCAGGCGTCGTTCCGGGACAACACTCCCGACGGCGCGACCATCGACACCAATCACCAGATCACCGACTGGGAAGTCATCACCCTGGCCGCCGACGTCGCGGTCAACAACATCCTGCCGCGTGGCCTGGCTCTGGTGTCCGACCCCACCGTCGTTCCCGCACCCGGACTGCCGGTATGCCATTTCGGCGTTGTGACGGGCGAAAGCTGCGGCAATATCCAGGCCGTCTACAACGGCTGGTTCACGATGGCCAACGGCGTCGTGAGTCAGAAGGGGGACTCCGGCGGACCCGTCTACGTTGTGACTTCGGACGGCAGGGCAGCGATGGTCGGGATGTTCAACAGCACCTGGGGGCAGTTCCCGGCCGCGGTTTCCTGGCAGGCCGTCAGCGCACAGGCACAGCAGGACGTCATCTCGGCGATGAGCGGTGTCTCGACGCCCTAG
- a CDS encoding FAD-binding protein: MSGLDIPDTVDAADVQTWSDEVDVLVIGFGIAGGCAAVSAAAEGANVMVLEKAAAAGGTSAMAGGHFYLGGGTAVQQATGHDDSADAMYSYLVAVSADPDLDKIRLYCDESVEHFDWLEALGFQFERSFWKGKVVVPPGTEGLSYTGNEKVWPYCEQAKPAPRGHSVPVPGELGGAAMVIDLLVKRATDQGVQIRYETGVTNLVVDEGRVVGVRWKHFGETGTIKAKAVVIAAGGFAMNAAMVAEHTPALGQKRKTKHHGEVEPYILGNPHDDGLGIGLGVSAGGVAENLDGLFITAAAYPPEILLTGVIVNNQGQRFVTEDSYHSRTSAFVLEQPDQQAYLIVDEAHMQMPEMPLIKFIDGFETVPEMEAALGIPAGNLAATLDRYNENAARGEDPDFHKQPEYLAAQDKGPWAAFDLSLGVAMYSGFTMGGLDVSIDGQVLRSDGSPIPGLYAAGACASNIAQDGKGYASGTQLGEGSFFGRRAGTHAAHA, from the coding sequence GTGAGCGGTCTCGACATTCCGGACACCGTCGACGCGGCCGATGTACAGACCTGGTCCGACGAGGTCGACGTCCTGGTCATCGGCTTCGGGATCGCGGGCGGATGCGCCGCAGTCAGCGCGGCGGCCGAGGGAGCGAACGTCATGGTGCTGGAGAAGGCCGCGGCGGCCGGTGGCACCAGCGCGATGGCGGGCGGGCACTTCTATCTGGGCGGCGGTACCGCGGTGCAGCAGGCCACCGGACACGACGACAGCGCCGACGCGATGTACTCCTATCTTGTCGCGGTCTCGGCGGACCCCGACCTGGACAAGATCCGGCTCTACTGCGACGAAAGCGTTGAGCACTTCGATTGGCTCGAGGCGCTTGGCTTTCAGTTCGAGCGCAGCTTCTGGAAGGGCAAGGTCGTGGTCCCGCCCGGCACCGAGGGGCTGTCCTACACCGGTAACGAGAAGGTGTGGCCGTACTGCGAGCAGGCCAAGCCGGCGCCGCGTGGACATTCCGTCCCGGTGCCGGGGGAGTTGGGTGGCGCCGCCATGGTCATCGACTTGCTCGTCAAGCGGGCCACCGATCAGGGCGTGCAGATCCGGTACGAGACCGGGGTGACCAATCTGGTGGTCGACGAGGGCAGGGTCGTCGGGGTCCGCTGGAAGCACTTCGGCGAGACCGGGACGATCAAGGCCAAGGCCGTCGTCATCGCCGCAGGCGGATTCGCGATGAACGCCGCGATGGTCGCCGAGCACACGCCTGCGCTCGGCCAGAAGCGCAAGACCAAACACCACGGCGAGGTCGAGCCCTACATCCTGGGCAATCCCCACGACGACGGACTCGGCATCGGTCTCGGCGTGTCGGCAGGGGGTGTGGCAGAGAACCTCGACGGGCTGTTCATCACCGCGGCCGCCTACCCGCCCGAGATTCTGCTGACCGGCGTCATCGTCAACAACCAGGGACAACGGTTCGTCACCGAAGACTCCTACCACTCACGCACGTCGGCGTTCGTGCTGGAGCAACCCGATCAGCAGGCGTACCTGATCGTTGACGAGGCACACATGCAGATGCCCGAGATGCCGTTGATCAAGTTCATCGACGGATTCGAGACGGTGCCGGAAATGGAAGCGGCCCTGGGTATTCCGGCGGGCAACCTCGCCGCCACCCTGGACAGGTACAACGAGAACGCCGCTCGCGGTGAGGACCCCGACTTCCACAAGCAACCGGAATACCTTGCGGCACAGGACAAGGGCCCGTGGGCCGCATTCGACCTGTCGCTGGGTGTCGCGATGTACTCCGGATTCACCATGGGTGGGCTCGACGTGTCGATCGACGGGCAGGTGCTGAGATCGGACGGCAGCCCAATCCCAGGCCTCTACGCCGCAGGCGCCTGCGCATCGAATATCGCGCAGGACGGCAAGGGCTACGCCAGCGGCACCCAGCTCGGCGAAGGCTCGTTCTTCGGCAGGCGCGCGGGCACGCACGCCGCGCACGCCTAG
- a CDS encoding ABC transporter ATP-binding protein/permease, translated as MFTPTLDWGHELLASLKWIGQAWLIAAVATLLICALIAKYTVWGRQFWRITGDYFKGPESVKVWLWLAVILLSVVFGVRLSVLFTYQGSDMMTSFQVVASGVAAGEDAVKNSGRDGFYMSIIVFSALAFLHVARIMFDLFITQRFMLAWRAWLTDRLTGDWLDGKAYYRGRFIDDTIDNPDQRIQYDIDIFTAGVGGLPNTPANTSTSTLLFGSVDAITSMISFTAILWSLSGPLTLPFVNYELPKAMFWILLTYVIFASIIAFWVGRPIIWLSFRNEKFNAAFRYALVRLRDASEAVAFYRGEIAERTGLRKLFAPIVANYKRWINRMMGFYGWNLSMSQIIVVPPYLFQFPRFFEGEITLGAMSQSASAFGNIESGLSFFRNAYDAFAGYRASIIRLDGLLTANEEGRALPEITTTPCQDGTVKLDQIEVRTPDGKQLVNPLDLHLEVGDTLAVKGESGSGKTTLLRSLAELWPYTSGTLTRPCGPNETMFLSQMPYVPLGNLRAVVSYPNEEGQIDDATLKRTLEKVALPHLIGRLDEVEDWAKILSPGEQQRIAFARILLTKPRAVFLDESTSALDEGLEYLLYTLIRTELPDTILVSVSHRKALEQHHSHELELLGGGEWRFGRVGGEEPATV; from the coding sequence ATGTTCACCCCGACGCTGGACTGGGGACATGAGCTCCTGGCATCGCTGAAGTGGATCGGCCAGGCTTGGTTGATCGCGGCGGTCGCGACGCTGTTGATCTGTGCCCTGATCGCCAAGTACACCGTGTGGGGTCGGCAGTTCTGGCGCATCACCGGCGACTACTTCAAAGGCCCGGAAAGCGTCAAGGTGTGGCTGTGGCTGGCGGTGATCCTGCTGTCGGTGGTCTTCGGCGTCCGCCTCTCCGTCCTATTCACGTACCAGGGCAGCGACATGATGACGAGCTTCCAGGTCGTCGCGTCGGGCGTGGCCGCCGGCGAAGATGCAGTGAAGAACTCCGGACGCGACGGCTTCTACATGTCGATCATCGTGTTCTCTGCGCTGGCCTTCCTCCACGTCGCACGGATCATGTTCGACCTGTTCATCACGCAGCGCTTCATGCTGGCCTGGCGCGCATGGCTGACCGATCGACTGACGGGCGACTGGCTCGACGGAAAGGCCTACTACCGCGGCCGTTTCATCGACGACACGATCGACAACCCCGATCAGCGCATCCAGTACGACATCGACATCTTCACCGCGGGGGTCGGCGGCCTTCCCAACACACCGGCGAACACCTCCACGTCGACGCTGCTGTTCGGCTCGGTCGACGCCATCACCTCGATGATTTCGTTCACCGCGATTCTGTGGAGCCTCTCGGGTCCGCTCACGTTGCCCTTCGTGAACTACGAACTGCCCAAGGCGATGTTCTGGATCCTGCTGACCTACGTCATCTTCGCGTCGATCATCGCGTTCTGGGTCGGCCGGCCGATCATCTGGCTGTCGTTCCGAAACGAGAAGTTCAACGCGGCGTTCCGCTACGCGCTCGTGCGACTGCGCGACGCGTCGGAAGCCGTCGCCTTCTACCGCGGCGAGATCGCCGAACGCACCGGGTTACGCAAGCTCTTCGCGCCGATCGTCGCGAATTACAAACGGTGGATCAACAGGATGATGGGCTTCTACGGCTGGAACCTGTCGATGAGCCAAATCATCGTGGTGCCACCGTATTTGTTCCAGTTCCCCCGGTTCTTCGAGGGTGAGATCACCCTCGGCGCGATGAGTCAGTCGGCATCGGCGTTCGGCAACATCGAGTCGGGACTGTCCTTCTTCCGCAACGCCTACGACGCATTCGCCGGGTACCGCGCATCCATCATTCGTCTCGACGGGTTGCTCACGGCGAACGAAGAGGGCAGGGCCCTGCCCGAGATCACGACCACACCATGCCAGGACGGCACGGTCAAGCTCGATCAGATCGAGGTCCGGACACCCGACGGGAAACAACTCGTCAACCCGCTCGACTTGCATCTCGAGGTCGGGGACACCTTGGCGGTGAAGGGCGAATCCGGCTCGGGTAAAACGACATTGCTGCGCAGCCTCGCCGAGTTGTGGCCGTACACCTCGGGGACGTTGACCCGACCGTGCGGCCCCAACGAGACCATGTTCCTGTCCCAGATGCCGTACGTGCCGCTCGGCAATCTGCGTGCCGTCGTCAGCTATCCGAACGAGGAAGGTCAGATCGACGACGCGACTCTGAAACGCACGCTGGAGAAGGTGGCGCTTCCGCACCTGATCGGTCGACTCGACGAGGTCGAGGACTGGGCGAAGATCCTCTCCCCCGGCGAACAGCAGCGCATCGCGTTCGCGCGCATTCTGTTGACCAAACCGAGGGCCGTGTTCCTCGACGAGTCGACCTCGGCGCTGGACGAAGGTCTGGAATACCTGCTGTACACGCTCATTCGCACCGAGCTGCCGGACACGATCCTGGTCAGCGTCAGCCACCGTAAAGCGCTCGAGCAGCATCACAGCCACGAGCTCGAACTGCTCGGCGGCGGTGAATGGCGGTTCGGCCGTGTCGGCGGCGAGGAACCCGCGACGGTCTAG
- a CDS encoding nitroreductase/quinone reductase family protein — protein MTVRYDRPTPAARTFNEVFRVLAEVGISIAGTVAIRVRGRKTGQRRGVVVNLLTVSGRDYLVSPRGNTQWVRNARAAGVIEMGPRWRSTDVPISEVADHDKPELLKRYLDRWFWEVKGHVGGLTPESSDAELFAAAPSIPVFELQR, from the coding sequence ATGACTGTGCGATATGACCGCCCCACACCCGCTGCCCGGACTTTCAACGAAGTGTTCAGGGTGCTGGCGGAGGTCGGGATCAGCATCGCCGGCACCGTGGCGATTCGGGTGCGCGGGCGAAAAACCGGCCAGCGGCGCGGAGTGGTGGTCAACCTGTTGACCGTCAGCGGCCGCGACTACCTGGTCTCGCCCCGCGGCAACACGCAATGGGTTCGCAACGCGCGGGCGGCAGGCGTCATCGAGATGGGTCCGCGGTGGCGCAGCACCGACGTGCCCATCTCCGAGGTCGCCGACCACGACAAACCGGAGTTGCTGAAGCGCTATCTCGACCGTTGGTTCTGGGAGGTCAAGGGACACGTCGGCGGCCTGACGCCCGAATCGTCGGACGCGGAACTGTTCGCGGCCGCGCCCTCTATCCCCGTGTTCGAGCTCCAGCGCTAG